From Polynucleobacter difficilis, a single genomic window includes:
- the dcd gene encoding dCTP deaminase has protein sequence MTIKSDHWIRRMAEEGMISPFEPGQIRQDAAGQKIVSYGTSSYGYDIRCANEFKIFTNINSTIVDPKHFDEKSFVDFQGDVCIIPPNSFALARTVEYFKIPRSVLTICVGKSTYARCGIIVNVTPFEPEWEGYVTLEFSNTTPLPAKIYAGEGCAQVLFFESDEVCGTSYKDRGGKYQGQQGVTLPKT, from the coding sequence ATGACTATTAAATCCGACCACTGGATACGCCGTATGGCCGAAGAGGGCATGATCAGCCCGTTTGAGCCTGGCCAAATCCGCCAAGACGCCGCTGGACAAAAAATCGTGAGCTACGGTACCTCGAGCTATGGTTATGACATTCGTTGTGCGAACGAATTCAAGATCTTCACGAACATCAACAGCACGATTGTGGATCCAAAACATTTCGATGAAAAATCCTTCGTGGATTTTCAGGGGGATGTGTGCATTATTCCGCCCAACTCCTTTGCATTAGCACGTACGGTCGAATACTTCAAAATCCCACGCAGCGTTCTGACGATTTGCGTTGGTAAGAGTACGTATGCGCGCTGCGGCATCATTGTGAACGTCACGCCATTTGAGCCTGAGTGGGAAGGCTATGTGACCCTCGAGTTTTCAAACACCACGCCATTGCCAGCAAAAATCTATGCAGGCGAGGGCTGTGCTCAAGTTCTCTTTTTTGAAAGCGATGAAGTTTGCGGTACCTCTTATAAGGACCGCGGCGGCAAGTACCAAGGGCAGCAGGGCGTTACGCTACCGAAGACCTAA
- a CDS encoding formate dehydrogenase accessory sulfurtransferase FdhD, with protein sequence MAVNPRIAMSNASVPLIHEVQIIDEAGRHKTVHVPGERSLTIYLDKRELVTLMTLGSAPEALVLGYLRNQRLVESPDDIESIQVDWETDSAAVKTRRSTVDIDQMTSKRIVTTGCGQGTMFGGLIEEMEQIRLADGPTLNQAAIVDLIDQIRQHDTIYKKSGSVHACAVFERKGEDRVELLHFIEDVGRHNAVDSISGLMWLADKAGRDLVFFTTGRLTSEMVIKGAQMGIPFLLTRSGVTQMGLELAQKTHLTLLSRCSGTHFEIYNAPERVVFSPPKP encoded by the coding sequence ATGGCAGTAAATCCCCGAATTGCGATGTCCAATGCTTCTGTCCCTCTCATCCATGAGGTCCAGATCATTGATGAGGCTGGGCGCCATAAAACCGTCCATGTACCGGGTGAGCGCTCGCTGACGATTTATTTGGACAAGCGTGAGCTTGTCACCCTCATGACCCTGGGTAGCGCCCCTGAGGCCCTGGTACTGGGCTATTTGCGCAACCAACGGCTGGTGGAATCGCCGGACGACATTGAAAGCATCCAGGTTGATTGGGAAACCGATTCGGCCGCAGTCAAAACTCGGCGCAGCACCGTCGATATCGATCAAATGACCAGTAAGCGGATTGTGACCACCGGTTGCGGACAGGGCACCATGTTTGGCGGCCTCATCGAAGAAATGGAACAAATCCGCCTGGCGGATGGCCCCACCTTGAATCAGGCGGCGATTGTGGACCTCATCGACCAAATTCGCCAACACGACACCATCTACAAGAAATCCGGCTCGGTGCATGCCTGCGCCGTATTTGAGCGCAAGGGCGAGGATCGGGTTGAATTGCTCCACTTTATTGAGGACGTAGGTCGCCATAATGCCGTGGACTCGATCTCTGGCCTGATGTGGCTTGCCGACAAGGCAGGTCGCGATTTGGTGTTTTTTACAACCGGGCGCTTAACCTCGGAGATGGTCATTAAGGGGGCTCAAATGGGTATCCCCTTTTTGCTAACGCGCTCAGGCGTAACCCAGATGGGCCTTGAGCTTGCCCAAAAGACCCACCTGACGCTTCTATCGCGTTGCTCGGGAACCCATTTTGAGATTTACAACGCCCCTGAGCGGGTTGTTTTTAGTCCGCCCAAGCCGTAA